One part of the Coregonus clupeaformis isolate EN_2021a unplaced genomic scaffold, ASM2061545v1 scaf0759, whole genome shotgun sequence genome encodes these proteins:
- the LOC121552452 gene encoding LOW QUALITY PROTEIN: pseudouridylate synthase 7 homolog-like protein (The sequence of the model RefSeq protein was modified relative to this genomic sequence to represent the inferred CDS: inserted 1 base in 1 codon), protein MTMKEEAPSVPECYISEHEGFYGTIKNSTRDFIVTEIDIHGQMVTKPSVSDVPQSSNIIEACPGAKSERKKNIISPKHQHNLKEEKCTPVVKDVDSEPGPGQNGDITSTPSQDCFDLSLILGQSVCEELEQFTALLREASSSPNDGVEKKLANQESSNGSEKKMANQELSLGSFPDKHQRANVHRAVRHNFPFLLTVTNQSEIRVKEDPDFKLLSGLVSEEEAEDFFRFIDTKMPNSVYTFRGDDSKEHRTAVHHFLSRRFGKLVETKSFSDQQQKTTAITVRLRGKGKPRKRMADDSKGEEVYTAFTLRKENLETLEATSYMAAVLGVLLSDFTYAGIKDKRAVTYQSMVVKKISPQRLREKASEFEKRGMVLSSVRSVPEPLHLGRLQGNHFDLVVRDLRPHQGHDTLMELDSLVQEAVENVKVRGFVNYYGPQRFGTGQSVQSDSXGLALLKEEMVAAVHLFFTPEEGDDPQSVAKRHFLQTDNAKEALSLMPMSKARERLMLRALHRYGTGPEGCTRAWLSLPHGMRVFYPHAYCSQPGLNEAAAHRLTTLGHRARQGDLVWKQRGEEGIEMGEPSLPQIHVVTAAEEEEEVYSLGQVVLPMLGSSVKYPENPVGGWYQERLARDGLQSCRFRVTPLKLNLPGCYRPLLAIPRNLTYRLEQGQRAGERQQESNGKSPQASGAVPQHPGADTTRPAGLERQKGGESVQGNGEGKSAVQYPDTDTPSLTLNFDLDSSCYATVCLREVMKCDP, encoded by the exons ATGACTATGAAGGAGGAGGCACCGAGTGTCCCTGAGTGCTACATCTCAGAACATGAAGGGTTCTATGGAACCATCAAGAACTCCACCAGAGACTTTATAGTCACAGAGATAGACATCCATGGCCAGATGGTCACTAAacccagtgtatctgatgttcCTCAATCATCCAACATTATTGAGGCATGCCCAGGTGCCAAGtctgaaagaaagaaaaatatTATTAGCCCAAAACATCAACACAACCTAAAAGAAGAGAAATGTACTCCGGTTGTAAAGGATGTGGATTCAGAACCTGGACCGGGTCAGAATGGTGACATCACATCCACCCCCAGCCAAGACTGTTTTGACCTGAGCTTGATACTGGGTCAGTCTGTCTGTGAAGAGCTAGAGCAGTTCACTGCTTTATTGAGAGAGGCGTCATCAAGTCCCAATGATGGCGTTGAGAAGAAGTTGGCCAACCAAGAATCATCCAATGGCAGTGAGAAGAAGATGGCCAATCAAGAGTTATCCCTGGGTTCATTCCCAGACAAACACCAAAGAGCTAACGTCCACCGCGCTGTCCGACACAACTTCCCCTTCCTGTTGACAGTAACCAACCAATCAGAGATCAGGGTTAAGGAGGACCCTGACTTTAAGCTTCTGTCAGGTTTGGTCTCAGAGGAGGAGGCCGAAGACTTTTTCAGGTTCATCGACACCAAGATGCCTAACTCTGTGTACACGTTCAGGGGTGACGACAGTAAGGAGCACAGGACGGCAGTGCACCACTTCCTAAGTAGACGGTTTGGTAAACTGGTGGAGACCAAGAGCTTCAGTGACCAGCAGCAGAAGACTACAGCCATTACGGTGAGGTTGAGAGGAAAAGGGAAACCCAGGAAGAGGATGGCTGATGATAGTAAAGGGGAAGAGGTCTATACAG CGTTCACTCTGAGGAAGGAGAACCTGGAGACTCTGGAGGCTACCAGCTACATGGCAGCTGTCCTGGGGGTGCTGCTCTCTGACTTCACCTACGCTGGCATCAAGGACAAGAGGGCCGTCACCTACCAGTCCATGGTGGTCAAGAAGATCTCACCACAACG GCTGAGAGAGAAGGCCAGTGAGTTTGAGAAGAGGGGGATGGTCCTCTCCTCCGTCCGCTCCGTCCCTGAGCCTCTTCATCTGGGTAGACTCCAGGGGAACCACTTTGACCTGGTGGTACGGGATCTCAGACCACACCAGGGTCATGACACACTGATGGAGCTGGACTCACTGGTGCAGGAGGCTGTGGAGAACGTCAAG GTCAGGGGGTTTGTGAACTACTATGGACCTCAGAGGTTTGGGACTGGACAGAGTGTTCAATCTGACA GCGGACTGGCCCTGCTCAAAGAGGAAATG GTGGCAGCTGTCCATCTGTTCTTCacaccagaagagggtgatgacCCTCAGAGCGTTGCCAAGAGACACTTCCTCCAGACTG ATAATGCTAAGGAGGCCCTGTCTCTGATGCCCATGTCCAAAGCCAGAGAGAGGCTGATGCTGAGGGCCCTACATCGCTATGGGACGGGCCCAGAGGGCTGTACTCGTGCCTGGCTCAGCCTGCCCCATGGGATGAGGGTCTTCTACCCCCACGCGTACTGTAG TCAGCCGGGTCTGAACGAGGCGGCTGCACACAGGCTGACCACGCTGGGCCACAGGGCCAGGCAGGGAGATCTGGTCTGGAagcagaggggagaggaggggatagagatgggagaacccaGCTTACCTCAG atTCATGTTGTTACGgctgcagaggaggaggaggaagtctACTCACTAGGAcag GTGGTTCTTCCCATGCTTGGCAGCAGTGTGAAGTACCCAGAGAACCCTGTAGGGGGATGGTACCAGGAGAGACTGGCGAGGGACGGACTACAGAGCTGTCGTTTCAGAGTCACTCCTCTCAAACTGAACCTCCCTGGCTGCTACCGCCCCCTACTGGCCATCCCACGTAACCTCACCTATAGGCTGGAGCAGGGCCAGAGAGCTGGGGAGAGGCAACAGGAGAGTAATGGAAAGTCCCCACAGGCTAGT